In Pedobacter sp. WC2423, the following are encoded in one genomic region:
- a CDS encoding PAS domain S-box protein, with translation MAILDLDRRFQAVSNQWLIINGLKEVQVVGKLHSELFTVNSRKWQEIFDNCLLGIDYNGETNRVDPIDKTKVWIKWQINQWTANTPGCGGLVLYCEDITAIKTSKLQETQFHVFMDYIPGLCWITNSANVLTYANKHFLDTHQLPSTVIGKNKKDIFGNDMAANAFVNNSEVLKTKQSKEFQQTIRDQEGFPQYFMTFKFPFLDSSGNMSLVGAVGFNITKHKQLEENLYQSEEQFRQAFEHSLVGMALISPEGCWKRVNASLCLITGYTEQELQSMCIQDITHPDDLPESIAKLIDLANNVTESLKIEKRYIHKNGDIIWVVIAATMLKDSQGRALHYVSQIEDITNRKEIEGDLKQSEKKYRSIFENVQDVFYQADQSGLVTEISPSILQYSGFSRAAIIGQPVSDFYYYPQDRARIINSLKNDGTVIDFEVRLKTADKELRYVSVNARLILEDGRIAGTEGSMRDVTARKFQENALKTLNSELTASNEQKNKLLSIIGHDLRNPISGSLELLEMTLADLYLISVDDIHLHLSMIKQELSNANELLEGLLIWAKSQFNAIGFHPVKIADISNLIERSVHNVLPMANKKSIRIVHQTEPDVGIYADKEMLETIVRNLLSNAIKFSHTGGEITINVLKKESHVLFSVADNGIGVPAEKVLELLNSKSNYTTYGTNGEKGTGLGLNLIVDFVLRHGGKIWVNSDLGIGSVFYFTIPSG, from the coding sequence ATGGCTATTTTAGACTTAGATAGGAGATTTCAGGCTGTGTCTAACCAATGGTTGATCATTAATGGGCTTAAAGAGGTGCAAGTAGTTGGCAAATTACATAGTGAACTATTCACGGTAAATAGCCGCAAGTGGCAGGAGATTTTTGATAATTGTCTGCTTGGTATTGATTACAATGGAGAGACAAACAGGGTAGATCCTATTGATAAAACCAAGGTATGGATCAAATGGCAAATTAATCAGTGGACTGCAAATACACCAGGTTGCGGAGGACTTGTGTTGTATTGTGAAGATATTACAGCAATTAAAACTAGTAAGCTTCAAGAGACACAATTTCATGTGTTTATGGATTATATACCTGGTCTTTGCTGGATCACTAATTCAGCCAATGTCCTGACCTATGCAAATAAACATTTTTTAGATACACATCAGCTTCCGTCTACAGTAATAGGTAAAAATAAAAAGGACATTTTCGGTAATGATATGGCAGCAAATGCGTTCGTTAACAATTCAGAAGTCCTGAAAACAAAGCAAAGTAAAGAATTTCAACAAACTATCCGGGACCAGGAAGGTTTTCCTCAATACTTTATGACTTTCAAGTTTCCTTTTTTAGATTCTTCAGGAAATATGAGTTTAGTAGGAGCCGTTGGTTTTAATATAACGAAGCATAAACAACTTGAAGAAAATCTGTACCAGAGCGAAGAACAATTTCGCCAGGCATTTGAACACTCTTTGGTGGGGATGGCTTTAATCTCTCCTGAAGGATGCTGGAAGCGTGTTAATGCCAGTTTATGTCTGATCACAGGATATACTGAACAAGAATTGCAGTCTATGTGTATACAAGATATTACACATCCGGATGATTTACCGGAAAGTATTGCCAAACTTATTGATCTTGCTAATAATGTTACCGAAAGTCTTAAAATTGAAAAGCGGTATATTCATAAAAATGGCGATATAATCTGGGTCGTAATTGCGGCAACGATGTTAAAAGACAGCCAGGGCAGGGCACTTCATTATGTATCACAGATTGAAGACATTACTAATAGAAAAGAAATTGAAGGTGACCTGAAGCAAAGCGAAAAGAAATACCGTTCTATATTTGAAAATGTACAAGACGTATTTTATCAGGCTGATCAATCTGGGTTAGTGACTGAAATCAGCCCGTCAATTCTTCAATATTCCGGCTTTTCCAGAGCCGCCATTATTGGCCAGCCTGTTTCTGATTTTTACTATTATCCTCAAGATAGAGCAAGGATTATCAATAGTTTGAAAAATGACGGTACAGTAATTGATTTTGAGGTCAGACTAAAAACAGCAGATAAGGAACTAAGATATGTATCTGTGAATGCCAGGTTAATTTTAGAAGATGGCCGGATTGCAGGCACTGAAGGGAGTATGAGAGATGTAACAGCCAGGAAGTTTCAGGAAAATGCATTGAAAACATTGAATTCGGAGTTAACTGCATCAAATGAGCAGAAGAACAAGCTCCTTTCCATTATTGGTCATGACCTCAGGAATCCAATTTCAGGTAGTCTGGAGCTTTTAGAAATGACACTAGCTGATCTTTATTTAATTTCAGTTGATGATATTCACCTGCATCTCTCCATGATCAAGCAAGAATTATCGAATGCAAATGAGCTTTTAGAAGGGCTGTTGATTTGGGCGAAGTCGCAATTTAATGCGATTGGTTTTCATCCTGTGAAAATTGCTGATATTTCAAACCTTATAGAAAGATCAGTGCATAATGTTTTGCCAATGGCCAATAAGAAATCTATTCGGATAGTACACCAAACAGAGCCGGATGTGGGCATCTATGCAGATAAAGAAATGCTGGAAACTATAGTCAGAAATTTACTCTCCAATGCTATCAAATTTTCACATACTGGAGGAGAAATAACTATCAATGTATTAAAAAAAGAAAGTCATGTGCTCTTTTCTGTAGCTGACAATGGGATTGGAGTGCCAGCAGAGAAAGTTTTGGAGCTCCTTAACAGTAAATCAAATTATACTACTTATGGTACAAATGGAGAAAAGGGGACAGGACTCGGATTAAATCTTATCGTTGATTTTGTATTGAGGCATGGAGGGAAAATCTGGGTAAATAGTGATTTAGGCATAGGGAGTGTTTTTTATTTTACTATACCTTCTGGATAA
- a CDS encoding efflux RND transporter periplasmic adaptor subunit has translation MMVVTQACSTNSAKTKEEKLTEIPVVKLKIVDTALALNYVADIQAVRNIEIRARVQGFIEQILVDEGQQVKKGQLLFKMNDKEYLIKLNQAKSQLASAHSSVKIAEVELGRIKTLVEKKVISKSELTLGTARLAEAEAKASEALSIIDDANQKLSYLSVRAPFEGVIDRIPLKTGSLVSEGALLTTLSDSRNMYAYFDISENEYLQFMRTGKGHFSTHAETALILSDGNTYPLKGKIQTQESSFSGSTGSIAYRAMFPNPDRILKHGASGKVQLISKLEGSLLVPQKSVFEIQDKNYVFVVDEKNTVKMKSFVPKMKLAEYYVVSSGLKAGENIVYEGIQNIKDGVTITPVFNKSNSLSAKK, from the coding sequence ATGATGGTAGTTACCCAGGCATGCTCCACTAACAGCGCCAAAACTAAGGAGGAGAAATTAACGGAAATCCCTGTTGTTAAATTGAAAATAGTTGATACCGCTCTTGCACTTAATTATGTTGCAGACATTCAGGCGGTCCGTAATATAGAAATCAGGGCCAGAGTACAAGGCTTTATTGAACAAATACTGGTTGATGAAGGGCAGCAAGTAAAAAAAGGACAGCTGCTTTTTAAAATGAACGACAAAGAATACTTGATTAAGCTAAACCAGGCTAAATCACAATTAGCAAGTGCTCATTCATCCGTAAAGATTGCCGAGGTCGAACTCGGGCGGATTAAAACTCTGGTAGAGAAAAAAGTTATATCTAAATCAGAACTGACACTGGGAACGGCCCGCCTTGCAGAAGCTGAAGCTAAAGCGAGCGAAGCCTTGTCAATCATTGATGATGCCAATCAAAAACTTTCCTATTTATCCGTCCGCGCACCATTTGAAGGTGTTATAGACCGCATACCTTTAAAAACTGGTAGTCTGGTGAGTGAAGGAGCACTATTGACAACCTTGTCCGATAGCCGTAATATGTATGCCTATTTTGATATCTCAGAAAATGAATATCTTCAATTTATGCGTACAGGCAAGGGGCATTTTTCTACACATGCAGAAACTGCACTGATACTTTCGGACGGTAATACTTATCCGCTCAAAGGCAAAATACAGACGCAGGAGAGCAGCTTCTCCGGAAGTACTGGTTCAATTGCCTATAGAGCAATGTTCCCCAATCCCGATCGCATACTCAAACACGGTGCTTCAGGTAAAGTCCAATTGATATCTAAACTGGAAGGCAGCCTGTTAGTACCTCAAAAGTCTGTCTTTGAAATTCAGGACAAAAACTACGTGTTTGTGGTTGATGAAAAGAATACAGTGAAAATGAAAAGTTTTGTACCTAAAATGAAGCTTGCTGAATATTATGTGGTAAGCAGCGGACTAAAAGCTGGCGAAAATATCGTCTATGAGGGTATACAGAATATCAAAGACGGTGTTACGATTACCCCCGTATTTAATAAATCCAATAGTCTTTCCGCAAAAAAATAG
- a CDS encoding efflux RND transporter permease subunit, giving the protein MVETFIRRPVLSLVISLSLILLGVLAFFSLPITQFPDIVPPSVVVTASYNGANAEVCAKAVATPLEKAINGVPGMTYMNSVSSNNGVTLIQVFFNVGTDPDQAAVNVQNRVTTVLDELPEEVIKAGVTTEKEVNSMLLYLNVTSNDKDMSEEFIYNFADINVLQELKRIDGVGFVDIMGARDYSMRVWLKPDRMLSHDISADEVISTMRKQNIEAAPGVAGENSGKGTEVKQYVLKYTGKFNSKEDYENLVLKAEKNGALVRLKDIADIEFGTVSYDMVSKTDGKPSASIMIKQRPGSNASEVIDNIKEKMAELKGTSFPPGMEYNFAYDVSRFLDASIHEVLRTLVEAFILVFIVVYIFLQDFRSTLIPALAVPVALISTLAFLQILGFSINILTLFALVLAIGIVVDNAIVVVEAVHVKMSEEHLPPMEATIAAMKEIGGAIIAITMVMSAVFIPVAFLSGPVGVFYRQFSLTLAIAIVISGINALTLTPALCAIMLKHQEGHTAGKGLMGRFFKLFNKGYDQTEKKFSHLIGYIIGRKPITICLFLFFCIATWAGSKILPSGFIPTEDQGMIYVNVTTPPGSTVERTEKVLDQIQQSTRSLKMVENVSTLAGYSLMSDITGASYGMGMINLAPWDKRKETVTEVISALKEKTRGISDASIEFFAPPTVPGFGNASGFELRLLDKNKSEDLNKTAQVTNDFLKALRSHPSISGAFTSFDPNFPQYMIHIDQDMAAQKGVSIDNAMSTLQTLVGSYYATNFIRFGQMYKVMLQAYPEYRSKPNDLLRLHVKNDRGEMIPYSTFVKLERVFGPEQINRYNMYTSAMINGDASADFSSSDAIAAVEATAKEKLPRGFSIEWSGMTREQILSGNQAIYIFIICLIFVYLLLAAQYESFLLPLPVLLSLPAGIAGAFFTLKLAGLENNIYAQVSLVMLIGLLGKNAILIIEFAELKRREGATVAEAAKAGAVSRLRPILMTSFAFIAGLIPLCIATGAGAVGNRSIGTAAVGGMLIGTLFGVIIIPGLYAIFASIGKKKPKLVIENNKENA; this is encoded by the coding sequence ATGGTTGAAACATTTATTAGAAGGCCAGTATTGTCACTGGTTATTTCTCTCTCCTTAATTTTGCTGGGTGTGCTCGCATTTTTTTCGCTCCCCATTACGCAATTCCCAGATATTGTTCCGCCATCCGTAGTCGTTACAGCAAGTTACAATGGAGCAAACGCAGAAGTATGTGCCAAAGCCGTCGCTACTCCGCTTGAAAAAGCCATTAATGGTGTTCCTGGAATGACTTATATGAACTCTGTAAGCAGCAACAATGGGGTAACACTAATACAAGTTTTCTTTAATGTTGGAACAGATCCCGACCAGGCTGCAGTAAACGTGCAGAACAGGGTGACTACAGTATTGGATGAACTACCAGAAGAAGTTATCAAAGCAGGTGTAACTACAGAAAAGGAAGTAAACAGTATGTTGCTTTATCTGAATGTAACCAGTAATGATAAAGATATGAGCGAGGAGTTCATCTACAATTTTGCAGATATCAATGTCCTTCAAGAACTAAAACGTATAGATGGGGTTGGTTTTGTAGATATTATGGGTGCCAGAGATTATTCTATGAGGGTATGGCTGAAGCCAGACAGGATGCTATCTCATGATATATCTGCAGATGAAGTTATCAGCACCATGCGTAAACAGAATATTGAAGCGGCACCCGGTGTTGCCGGTGAAAATTCTGGAAAAGGAACTGAAGTAAAACAATACGTTTTAAAATATACAGGAAAATTTAACAGCAAAGAAGACTACGAAAACCTTGTTTTAAAAGCTGAAAAAAATGGTGCTTTAGTTAGGTTAAAAGATATAGCGGATATCGAATTCGGGACCGTAAGTTATGATATGGTATCCAAAACAGATGGCAAGCCTTCTGCCTCGATTATGATTAAACAAAGGCCTGGCTCAAATGCCAGTGAGGTTATTGACAATATCAAGGAGAAAATGGCCGAATTAAAAGGTACCAGTTTTCCACCAGGAATGGAATATAATTTTGCTTACGATGTTTCCCGTTTTTTGGATGCCAGTATTCATGAAGTACTCCGCACACTTGTGGAGGCCTTTATCCTGGTATTTATCGTGGTCTATATCTTTTTACAAGATTTCAGAAGTACCCTGATTCCCGCATTAGCAGTACCAGTGGCGCTCATCAGTACTTTGGCCTTTTTACAAATATTGGGTTTCTCCATCAATATACTCACGCTGTTTGCGCTTGTTCTGGCAATCGGTATTGTGGTGGATAATGCGATTGTTGTGGTAGAGGCTGTGCATGTGAAAATGAGCGAAGAGCACCTGCCGCCAATGGAGGCAACTATTGCTGCAATGAAAGAAATTGGTGGTGCTATCATAGCTATTACCATGGTGATGTCTGCTGTATTTATTCCGGTAGCCTTCCTGTCAGGACCTGTGGGTGTTTTTTACCGGCAATTTTCACTTACACTAGCTATTGCCATTGTCATTTCTGGAATTAATGCATTGACGCTAACACCAGCTTTATGTGCAATTATGCTCAAACACCAGGAAGGACACACTGCTGGTAAGGGCCTGATGGGCAGATTCTTCAAACTGTTTAACAAAGGATATGATCAAACAGAAAAGAAGTTTAGTCACCTTATAGGCTATATCATTGGACGTAAACCTATTACTATTTGTCTGTTCCTTTTCTTTTGTATCGCTACCTGGGCAGGAAGTAAAATACTGCCGTCTGGATTTATTCCGACAGAAGACCAGGGGATGATCTATGTAAATGTGACCACTCCACCAGGATCAACTGTAGAAAGAACAGAAAAAGTACTGGATCAGATACAACAAAGTACGCGCAGCCTTAAAATGGTAGAAAATGTAAGTACACTTGCGGGGTATAGTTTGATGAGTGATATAACAGGAGCATCATACGGAATGGGGATGATTAATCTGGCCCCATGGGATAAACGAAAAGAAACAGTAACAGAAGTAATCTCAGCATTAAAAGAAAAAACCAGGGGAATCAGTGATGCCTCGATTGAATTTTTTGCTCCGCCAACAGTACCTGGTTTTGGAAATGCCAGCGGATTTGAACTGAGGCTCCTGGATAAGAACAAGAGTGAAGACTTGAATAAAACTGCCCAGGTTACCAATGACTTCTTAAAAGCACTGCGAAGCCATCCGTCAATTTCTGGAGCCTTTACGAGTTTTGATCCGAATTTTCCGCAGTATATGATACATATTGACCAGGATATGGCTGCACAGAAAGGTGTTTCTATAGATAACGCAATGAGCACACTGCAAACTTTAGTAGGTAGTTATTATGCCACTAACTTTATCCGTTTCGGTCAAATGTATAAGGTAATGCTTCAGGCATATCCGGAATACCGCAGCAAACCAAATGATCTTTTACGGTTGCACGTTAAAAATGATAGGGGTGAAATGATTCCATATTCTACCTTTGTAAAGCTGGAAAGAGTTTTTGGACCAGAGCAGATCAACCGTTACAATATGTATACTTCGGCGATGATCAATGGTGATGCTTCGGCCGATTTTAGCAGTAGTGACGCCATTGCTGCAGTTGAGGCTACCGCCAAAGAAAAACTTCCACGTGGCTTCAGCATCGAATGGTCTGGGATGACCCGCGAACAGATCCTTTCAGGGAATCAGGCAATTTACATTTTTATCATCTGTCTTATATTCGTCTATCTTTTGCTCGCTGCACAATACGAAAGTTTTCTGTTACCCTTACCGGTGCTGCTCTCACTTCCTGCAGGTATAGCCGGTGCCTTTTTCACCTTAAAGCTCGCGGGACTTGAAAACAATATTTATGCACAAGTATCACTGGTCATGCTCATTGGGCTATTGGGGAAAAATGCAATCCTGATTATCGAGTTTGCCGAGCTCAAGCGCAGAGAAGGCGCAACAGTAGCAGAGGCGGCAAAAGCCGGAGCTGTATCCAGGTTAAGGCCAATTTTAATGACCTCGTTTGCATTTATTGCCGGGTTGATACCGCTTTGTATTGCTACTGGTGCCGGTGCTGTAGGTAATCGTTCTATAGGAACTGCCGCGGTAGGCGGTATGCTGATCGGAACACTTTTCGGTGTCATCATTATACCAGGACTATATGCAATTTTTGCGTCGATAGGTAAAAAGAAACCAAAATTAGTTATTGAAAATAATAAGGAAAACGCGTAA
- a CDS encoding TolC family protein, protein MEPVVMPTMQTMPRAFNSTENSPEHLLNWKEIFTDRELVALIDTALNTNFELKSEMQQIIVAEANLKLAKASMLPGLNTSVTAGLDRFGKYTMNGVGNYDTNLSPNVSTNQQIPTPTPDYFMGFRSSWEIDIWGKLSKRKEAAYSRYLATKMGQQWLRTQVVAQVAKLYFELIALDKHAEILKRNIALQKKGVEIIEAQMAGGRATSLAVSQFKAQMMATQGSSYQITQAIVKTENELNNLLGRFPAPIKRDTSSITRVLPDQIYAGIPVRVILNRPDIKQAELELRAAKADVQAARKALLPSFTLDAYSGINSFKLPLLFSPGSLASGVLGGLTAPIFNRGVLKNGNRIANAAQLSSFYNYQRTVLQGYQEVSTQLSAIDNYKRAYQLKTSEVEELKTALSTANDLYLAGYASYLEVIVAQGSMLNSEIEQVGLKRDSYITLINLFRALGGNISE, encoded by the coding sequence ATGGAACCTGTAGTTATGCCCACAATGCAGACCATGCCCCGTGCATTTAATAGCACTGAAAATTCACCTGAGCACCTGTTGAACTGGAAAGAGATCTTTACTGACCGGGAACTTGTGGCATTAATTGACACCGCCCTGAATACTAACTTTGAACTTAAATCCGAAATGCAACAGATCATTGTGGCAGAAGCAAATTTAAAACTTGCAAAAGCCAGTATGCTGCCAGGTTTAAATACGAGTGTAACTGCAGGCCTGGACAGGTTTGGGAAATATACGATGAATGGAGTGGGGAACTATGACACCAACCTTTCGCCAAATGTAAGTACCAATCAGCAAATTCCAACTCCCACACCAGATTACTTTATGGGTTTTAGAAGTTCCTGGGAGATTGATATCTGGGGGAAATTGTCAAAGCGCAAAGAGGCTGCATACTCCCGCTACCTGGCTACTAAAATGGGCCAGCAATGGCTCCGTACCCAGGTGGTCGCACAGGTTGCTAAGTTGTATTTTGAATTGATTGCCCTGGATAAACATGCCGAAATTTTAAAGCGGAATATTGCGCTTCAAAAAAAAGGTGTTGAAATTATTGAGGCTCAAATGGCAGGAGGGAGGGCTACATCATTAGCTGTTAGCCAGTTCAAAGCACAAATGATGGCTACACAAGGCAGTTCATATCAAATTACACAAGCCATTGTAAAGACCGAAAATGAACTAAACAACTTGTTAGGAAGGTTTCCTGCCCCAATCAAAAGGGATACCTCTTCGATTACCAGGGTGCTGCCTGATCAAATTTACGCAGGTATACCTGTCAGGGTAATCTTGAACCGACCGGATATAAAACAAGCTGAGCTGGAATTAAGAGCGGCGAAAGCAGATGTTCAGGCAGCGCGTAAGGCTTTGCTGCCTTCATTTACATTAGATGCTTACAGTGGAATTAATTCCTTTAAGTTACCCCTTTTATTTTCGCCGGGATCTTTGGCCTCTGGTGTATTAGGCGGATTAACAGCTCCGATCTTTAATAGAGGGGTACTAAAGAATGGTAACCGCATTGCAAACGCAGCACAGCTCAGCTCTTTTTACAATTATCAGCGAACAGTACTACAAGGATATCAGGAAGTTTCTACCCAATTAAGTGCAATTGATAATTACAAGCGTGCTTACCAATTGAAAACGAGTGAGGTCGAGGAATTGAAAACTGCATTGTCAACAGCCAACGATCTTTATCTTGCCGGCTATGCATCCTACCTGGAAGTGATTGTTGCGCAAGGAAGTATGTTGAATTCAGAAATCGAGCAAGTGGGTTTAAAGCGTGATTCCTATATCACATTGATCAACCTTTTCAGGGCTTTGGGCGGGAATATTTCTGAATAA
- a CDS encoding thioesterase II family protein — protein sequence MSNKVIALPFAGGNRYSFNSIEKHVPKKLAWITLELPGRGNRFKESLLDKVDQMVDDLLSQIIPHIKEGNYILYGHSMGTLLGYELTKRIIKNKLKQPVYLFFTGRGAPGFDRFKNKKSVLPKDIFWKEVYEMGGFPKELFEYDDLLDLYFPIMKSDFKAIEDYEFNSMKSPFLIPIHVCMGDKEIGEEENKTPLISMKAWSEETSGSFSFELLKGDHFFILKHPETIVQRICEAFDGELNTK from the coding sequence ATGAGTAATAAGGTAATAGCTCTCCCGTTTGCAGGAGGTAACAGATATAGTTTTAATAGTATTGAAAAGCATGTGCCCAAAAAATTAGCGTGGATTACTTTGGAGCTTCCTGGAAGAGGGAATCGTTTTAAAGAAAGTTTGCTGGATAAAGTTGACCAGATGGTAGATGATCTTTTGAGTCAAATAATACCACATATAAAAGAAGGAAATTATATTTTATATGGGCATAGTATGGGTACATTATTAGGTTATGAACTCACAAAAAGAATCATTAAAAATAAATTGAAACAACCTGTTTATCTGTTTTTTACTGGACGTGGAGCTCCAGGATTTGATAGGTTTAAAAATAAAAAATCAGTTCTTCCAAAAGACATATTCTGGAAAGAAGTATATGAAATGGGAGGTTTCCCTAAAGAGCTTTTTGAGTATGATGATCTTTTAGATTTGTATTTTCCTATCATGAAATCAGATTTTAAAGCTATTGAGGATTATGAGTTTAATTCAATGAAAAGTCCATTTCTAATTCCCATACATGTTTGTATGGGAGATAAAGAAATTGGTGAAGAAGAAAACAAAACTCCACTGATAAGTATGAAAGCATGGAGTGAGGAAACATCTGGTTCTTTTTCCTTCGAATTATTAAAAGGAGATCACTTTTTTATTCTCAAACATCCTGAAACTATTGTACAGAGAATATGTGAAGCCTTTGATGGTGAATTAAATACAAAATAA
- a CDS encoding FkbM family methyltransferase: MNRTLKFIFNHPLTRNNRFSAIINLLKWQIFSRVINFPIVYQFTEKSKLLVWRGLTGATGNFYCGLHEFEDMAFLLHTLREDDLFLDIGANVGSYTMLASSEIGAKTIAFEPILKTFKIFSQNIAINSIQDKVEALNIGLGSCKSVLKFTTSFDTGNHVSSPGDTESTEVNVDTLDNILSGRSPLLMKIDVEGFETEVLNGSSNTLEDKSLKAIIIELNGSGDRYGFDEKNIHLLLLNHGFNPYKYDPMVRDLTVKLPGGHHNTLYIRDLDFVKERLKTARKIKVKNKEV; the protein is encoded by the coding sequence ATGAACAGGACACTAAAATTTATTTTTAATCATCCGCTTACGAGAAACAATCGCTTTTCTGCAATTATTAATTTGTTAAAATGGCAGATTTTTTCCAGGGTCATCAATTTTCCAATTGTATACCAGTTTACGGAAAAAAGTAAGCTTTTAGTTTGGAGAGGCCTTACTGGTGCGACAGGCAATTTTTATTGTGGACTTCATGAGTTTGAAGATATGGCCTTTCTGCTTCATACATTAAGGGAGGATGATTTATTTTTGGATATCGGGGCTAATGTAGGCAGTTATACTATGCTGGCTTCTTCGGAAATTGGTGCAAAGACGATTGCATTTGAACCGATACTTAAAACATTTAAAATCTTTAGCCAAAATATCGCAATTAATAGCATTCAAGATAAAGTAGAGGCTTTAAATATCGGCTTAGGCAGCTGTAAAAGCGTTTTAAAATTTACAACATCTTTTGATACCGGGAATCATGTGAGCAGCCCTGGAGACACAGAGAGTACAGAGGTAAATGTCGACACTTTGGATAATATCCTTTCAGGCAGAAGCCCTTTATTAATGAAGATTGACGTAGAGGGTTTTGAAACAGAAGTGCTGAATGGCAGCAGCAATACTCTTGAAGATAAGTCACTGAAAGCGATTATTATTGAGCTTAATGGTTCTGGTGACCGATATGGTTTTGATGAAAAAAACATTCATCTACTCCTTTTAAATCATGGTTTTAACCCTTATAAATATGATCCTATGGTTAGGGATTTGACTGTAAAACTACCTGGTGGACATCATAACACGTTGTATATACGTGATCTTGATTTTGTAAAGGAAAGGTTAAAAACAGCGAGAAAAATTAAGGTAAAAAATAAAGAAGTGTAA
- a CDS encoding PAS domain S-box protein, with translation MQQLPTITEEYLHLFREGPLTMYIYDDEAEKFLAVNNTALCQYGYSHEEFLTLRLSDIQPVEEQDALIQQPKIVPGMYTSSGRLRHRRKNGEIFYVQSYSHQTIFEQHTAILFLAIDVDQTEKALEIENILDSITDAFYTINHRWQFTHVNKAYEKLLGRKREDMIGGNIWELFPYGREFSYYDRYHQVVKDQVSVHFEEYIPINNSWVSVNAYPTTEGLAVYMVDISEQRQLRETIYTNEQNLRAIINNTTDLIWLVNTDFKIISANRAFRDRMAGITGRAKDKLADADYPADLLVIWNAYYRQAMDGNSFKIIWTDTKDGNPIYEEVSFNPVFDQQDKVSAISCFSRDITEARIDRERILRQNQQLRKIAWIQSHEVRSPLANIMGLVQLLTATDMPEEEFLNMLSMLKTSADQLNQVIFDIMTQANNHDDVAD, from the coding sequence ATGCAACAATTACCAACCATTACTGAGGAATACTTGCATCTATTTAGAGAAGGGCCACTCACCATGTATATTTATGACGATGAAGCCGAAAAATTCCTGGCAGTCAATAACACGGCGCTGTGCCAGTACGGATATAGCCATGAAGAGTTTTTAACCCTTCGCCTGTCTGATATACAACCGGTCGAGGAACAGGATGCTTTGATTCAGCAGCCAAAGATTGTTCCTGGGATGTATACATCCAGCGGGCGGTTAAGGCATCGCAGAAAAAATGGGGAAATATTTTACGTCCAAAGCTATTCGCATCAAACAATATTTGAGCAACATACAGCAATCCTTTTTCTGGCTATCGATGTGGACCAGACGGAAAAAGCACTTGAGATAGAAAATATTCTCGATAGCATAACCGATGCATTTTACACCATAAATCATCGCTGGCAGTTCACTCATGTTAACAAAGCCTATGAAAAGCTGCTTGGAAGAAAACGTGAAGACATGATTGGCGGAAACATCTGGGAATTATTTCCTTACGGCAGAGAATTCAGCTATTATGACCGGTACCATCAGGTGGTCAAGGATCAGGTTAGCGTCCACTTCGAGGAATACATTCCAATAAACAATAGCTGGGTTTCGGTGAATGCCTATCCAACCACCGAAGGACTGGCAGTTTATATGGTAGATATCAGCGAACAACGGCAGCTCCGTGAAACGATCTATACGAATGAACAAAACCTAAGGGCTATTATTAATAATACAACTGATCTGATATGGCTGGTCAATACAGATTTTAAAATCATATCTGCCAACCGCGCCTTCCGGGATAGAATGGCTGGAATTACTGGCAGGGCGAAAGATAAATTGGCTGATGCAGATTACCCGGCAGATTTGCTGGTTATCTGGAACGCTTACTACCGTCAGGCGATGGACGGTAACTCCTTTAAAATCATCTGGACAGATACTAAAGATGGGAATCCTATTTATGAAGAAGTCAGCTTTAACCCGGTGTTTGATCAACAGGATAAAGTTTCAGCCATCAGTTGCTTTTCCAGGGATATTACAGAAGCAAGGATAGATCGGGAAAGGATTCTCCGGCAAAATCAGCAGCTAAGGAAGATCGCATGGATACAGTCACACGAAGTAAGGTCGCCTCTGGCAAATATTATGGGGCTCGTACAACTGTTAACAGCTACAGATATGCCGGAAGAAGAATTTTTAAATATGCTGTCGATGCTGAAAACTTCCGCAGACCAGCTGAATCAGGTGATATTTGATATTATGACACAAGCAAATAATCATGATGACGTTGCAGATTAA